A part of Rhopalosiphum maidis isolate BTI-1 chromosome 3, ASM367621v3, whole genome shotgun sequence genomic DNA contains:
- the LOC113559841 gene encoding LOW QUALITY PROTEIN: sorting nexin lst-4 (The sequence of the model RefSeq protein was modified relative to this genomic sequence to represent the inferred CDS: deleted 1 base in 1 codon): protein MKVLVLYDFVGEPGSSELSVTAGETLVVTRQDVGEGWWEGTNTSGRTGLFPAAYVEEIKTKVDDRKNESKPPPALPPPPLPPSTDPWEVDDQNEFYSQVPGSQNQQQTYPHQQSPDDYYDDEWDDDSEYGGGSTVTSSAPIPPTIQYPPIGTKTTSIRKTAGKTAATTGGSSSRFSKLVGGGDASYIMGAIQPPIHLPDTENITIVVRGGTGGGPMAVDVEWCRDPDNEPHGYQCVVASPKKETKLKGLKSFIAYQITPTFNNIQVSRRYKHFDWLHERLLEKYCCLVPIPPLPDKQISGRYEEQFIERRKQQLQAFVDAVCRHPVLSRGWVWRQHFITCTDEKRWKSGKRKAESRNTSAETLTGANVFFVIRVIPADGSNDPPPSINPAILDREVEGFQRFVTGLEGALKNMAQTVAEQSKRMQTCYKRDAQRLGQSFYMLGHAYSGASSSSIGDTSGNGNVISLTTRQLMTALKKTGDVYNEMGGRLMDELPAAGWDSFADMLHVYRGVAGAFPDILAVHKSAVQKRKECERQYSEGIPIGGSGGDGAGGSSSGASLSGSGSGGTTAVTDPEQQRRLLREMQRRTDVVSYALLAEINQFHRDHVLGQMAGHVRQLLRNQIEYYRKIADNLENVLHMYPDNGDEDSLGVGMDHHYDQQQYNQGIIDDNSSYQHQYYSNQ from the exons ATGAAG gttttagtattatatgattttgtgGGTGAACCCGGCTCATCAGAATTATCAGTAACTGCTGGTGAGACATTGGTGGTAACCCGACAAGATGTTGGCGAGGGCTGGTGGGAAGGAACAAACACATCTGGCCGCACAGGCTTGTTTCCAGCTGCATATGTTGAG gaaattaaaactaaggtGGATGACAGAAAAAATGAAAGCAAACCACCGCCAGCTTTACCACCTCCACCGTTACCACCATCAACAGATCCATGGGAAGTTGATGatcaaaatgaattttattcacAAGTTCCTGGCAGTCAAAATCAGCAACAGACATATCCACATCAGCAG TCACCTGATGATTATTATGACGATGAATGGGACGACGATTCTGAATATGGCGGTGGAAGTACTGTGACTTCATCTGCTCCTATACCACCAACTATTCAGTATCCACCTATTGGAACAAAAACGACATCAATAAGGAAAACAGCAG GCAAGACAGCTGCAACAACTGGTGGCAGCAGTTCTCGGTTTTCCAAGTTGGTAGGTGGTGGTGATGCATCATATATAATGGGTGCCATTCAGCCACCCATCCACTTACCTGATACAGAAAACATTACAATTGTTGTGCGTGGTGGTACTGGTGGTGGCCCCATGGCAGTGGATGTTGAATGGTGCCGAGACCCAGATAATGAACCACACGGATACCAGTGTGTGGTGGCATCTCCAAAGAAGGAAACAAAACTCAAAGGCTTGAAATCGTTTATTGCATACCAAATAACTCCTACG tttaataatattcaagtatCCAGGAGGTACAAGCACTTTGATTGGTTACATGAACGGTTATTGGAAAAGTACTGCTGTTTAGTGCCAATACCGCCATTACCAGATAAACAAATTTCAG gtCGATACGAAGAACAATTCATTGAACGTCGTAAACAGCAATTACAGGCATTTGTAGATGCAGTATGCCGACATCCTGTACTATCACGGGGTTGGGTATGGCGGCAACACTTTATCACATGTACTGATGAGAAACGTTGGAAGTCAGGCAAGCGGAAGGCTGAGTCACGGAATACGAGTGCCGAGACCCTCACTGGGgctaatgtattttttgtaattagagTAATACCTGCAGATGGTAGTAATGACCCCCCTCCATCTATCAACCCggcaatatt aGATCGTGAAGTGGAAGGATTTCAGAGATTTGTGACTGGATTAGAAGGAGCGCTGAAGAATATGGCACAAACGGTTGCAGAACAATCAAAACGTATGCAAACATGTTATAAACGCGATGCTCAACGATTAGGCCAGTCATTTTACATGTTGGGTCACGCGTATAGTG GAGCATCATCTTCATCAATAGGAGATACTAGTGGTAATGGCAATGTGATAAGTCTTACTACCCGACAACTGATGACGGCTCTGAAAAAAACTGGTGATGTATACAATGAGATGGGTGGCCGGCTGATGGATGAGTTACCTGCCGCAGGATGGGACTCATTTGCTGACATGCTACACGTGTATCGTGGTGTTGCAGGGGCA TTTCCTGATATATTAGCCGTACACAAG AGTGCTGTGCAAAAACGGAAAGAATGTGAAAGACAATACTCTGAAGGTATACCAATAGGTGGTAGCGGTGGTGATGGAGCTGGAGGATCTAGTAGTGGAGCATCGTTATCCGGTTCTGGTAGTGGTGGAACCACAGCAGTGACTGACCCAGAACAACAGAGACGGCTACTGCGTGAGATGCAACGTCGTACTGACGTGGTGTCATATGCTCTGTTAGCAGAGATAAATCAATTTCATCGAGACCATGTACTCGGCCAAATGGCTGGCCATGTTCGTCAACTATTGCGCAACCAGATAGAATATTACAGAAAA ATTGCTGacaatttagaaaatgttttaCACATGTACCCTGATAATGGCGATGAAGACTCTTTAGGAGTAGGAATGGACCATCATTATGACCAACAACAATACAACCAAGGAATAATTGATGATAACTCATCTTATCAACACCAGTATTATTCAAATCAGTAG